A window from Opitutia bacterium ISCC 52 encodes these proteins:
- the secG gene encoding preprotein translocase subunit SecG: MTIIIAIFSFVLVLLCLFTLLVVMVQKPKGDGGMGAALGGGSMEAALGAETSSLLTRITIYAVIGFFVLTFGLYLGNLSSMKGETEEGSESILSEIVDEAAAEASNAPEAESALQQILQLSEGQEEAAEQAEAAGQELEAAAEDVKAEVEETVNQ, encoded by the coding sequence ATGACTATTATAATCGCTATATTCAGCTTCGTTCTGGTTCTCCTTTGTCTTTTCACACTTCTCGTTGTGATGGTTCAAAAACCTAAAGGTGACGGAGGTATGGGCGCTGCATTAGGTGGAGGTTCTATGGAGGCGGCATTAGGAGCCGAAACCAGCTCCCTGTTGACCCGGATTACCATCTACGCAGTCATTGGGTTTTTCGTGCTAACTTTCGGTCTTTATCTTGGAAACCTATCTTCCATGAAGGGTGAGACAGAAGAGGGCAGTGAAAGCATTCTCAGTGAGATCGTTGATGAAGCTGCCGCCGAAGCCTCAAATGCACCTGAAGCTGAAAGTGCCTTACAGCAGATTTTACAGTTGAGTGAAGGCCAGGAAGAGGCCGCTGAGCAAGCTGAAGCCGCCGGGCAAGAACTGGAAGCTGCCGCCGAAGATGTTAAGGCTGAAGTCGAAGAAACAGTAAATCAGTAG
- a CDS encoding pyridoxal phosphate-dependent aminotransferase yields MTLSPWASNISPSPTLAVDARVKELIASGEDIAGFGAGEPDFDTPAFIKDACKEALDQGKTKYAASSGVPALRSALAEKYRSFNGIENASAAEVIVSPGGKYSCYLAILATCGPGDEVLIPAPYWVSYPEMVKLAGATPKIIEVGDEQGFKITPVQLEESISEKSKLLILNSPSNPTGAVYSKEELEALMEVVVKHNLYLMSDEIYEYLYYDALSHTSPASFGAEAAARTITVGGFSKTFSMTGWRLGALHAPLEIAKAIGSIQSQTSSNATTFAQWGALAALEKPDLARAALAEMLVAFDRRRLNLLDGLNGINGIKCLRAQGAFYLFPNISSFGLSSNDFAARLLEEAKVAVVPGSGFGADDYIRLSYATSDEIIEKGLNRLKDFCASF; encoded by the coding sequence ATGACACTATCTCCTTGGGCGAGTAATATTTCACCTTCACCAACTCTAGCCGTCGATGCACGCGTAAAGGAGCTCATTGCTTCTGGTGAAGATATTGCGGGATTCGGAGCGGGAGAACCCGATTTTGATACTCCAGCTTTTATTAAGGATGCCTGTAAGGAAGCACTTGATCAGGGTAAGACGAAGTATGCTGCCTCCTCAGGTGTGCCAGCTCTAAGATCCGCTCTGGCTGAAAAGTATCGTTCATTCAATGGAATAGAAAATGCCTCAGCAGCCGAGGTGATTGTTTCACCCGGTGGAAAGTATTCCTGCTATCTAGCAATTCTAGCTACCTGCGGCCCCGGAGATGAGGTCCTCATCCCCGCACCGTATTGGGTCAGTTATCCGGAAATGGTTAAACTTGCCGGTGCGACTCCTAAGATAATCGAGGTAGGTGACGAGCAAGGATTCAAGATCACGCCGGTACAACTTGAAGAATCCATTTCTGAAAAGTCCAAGTTGTTAATTCTCAATTCCCCGAGCAATCCTACAGGTGCTGTATATTCCAAGGAGGAACTCGAGGCTCTTATGGAGGTAGTGGTGAAACATAATCTCTACTTAATGTCAGATGAGATTTATGAGTATCTTTATTATGATGCCTTGAGCCATACCTCCCCAGCTTCTTTTGGGGCTGAAGCAGCAGCTCGCACCATTACTGTCGGAGGTTTTAGTAAAACCTTCTCTATGACGGGTTGGCGCTTAGGCGCTTTGCATGCTCCCCTGGAAATTGCCAAGGCCATTGGAAGTATTCAGAGTCAGACCAGTTCGAATGCTACCACATTTGCCCAATGGGGTGCCTTGGCTGCGTTGGAGAAGCCCGACCTGGCTCGAGCCGCTCTCGCTGAGATGCTGGTCGCTTTTGATCGTCGCCGTTTGAACCTGCTCGATGGCTTAAATGGAATTAATGGAATCAAATGTCTGCGAGCCCAAGGTGCCTTTTACTTATTTCCAAACATTTCTTCCTTTGGACTTTCCTCAAATGATTTTGCGGCTCGGCTATTGGAAGAGGCAAAAGTCGCTGTAGTGCCTGGTAGTGGTTTTGGAGCGGATGACTATATCCGTCTGAGTTATGCCACCTCGGATGAAATCATCGAGAAAGGCCTTAATCGCCTCAAAGACTTTTGCGCGAGTTTCTAA
- a CDS encoding aminotransferase class I/II-fold pyridoxal phosphate-dependent enzyme: MPKSGIRDFFELVQAADDVISLGIGEPDFVTPWHIREAAIYALEKGKTSYTSNLGLLSLRKSVSKYMAKEFEVEYNPESEILIAVGVSEALDIALRAVVNPGDKVMYHEPCYVSYHPSVLMTHGVGVKVATKEEDNFALDPQRLWDHWEPGVKALLLNFPTNPTGGTVTREQLLEIARFAQEKDVLVISDEIYAELTFEGKHTSIASLPGMRDRTILLHGCSKAFAMTGFRIGFACANPELTEAMMKVHQYSMLCAPILSQEAAIEALENGQDAVARMKEQYQRRRDLIVRKLNESGLACHLPNGTFYAFPSIQSTGMTSKDFSFKLFEEQRVAAVPGDAFGDSGEGFIRCSYSTSYENLIQATDLIDSFVQGL, from the coding sequence ATGCCAAAATCCGGCATTCGCGATTTTTTTGAATTGGTGCAAGCGGCGGACGATGTGATTTCACTTGGAATTGGTGAACCCGATTTCGTGACACCCTGGCATATTCGTGAAGCGGCTATTTATGCATTGGAGAAGGGGAAGACGAGTTACACCTCCAATCTGGGACTACTCAGCTTGCGCAAATCTGTGTCCAAATACATGGCCAAAGAATTTGAAGTGGAGTATAATCCAGAGAGCGAAATATTGATCGCGGTTGGAGTATCCGAAGCTTTGGACATTGCCCTGCGGGCAGTGGTTAATCCTGGAGACAAGGTTATGTACCACGAGCCTTGCTACGTGTCTTATCATCCATCGGTTTTGATGACGCATGGGGTGGGCGTGAAGGTTGCGACCAAAGAAGAAGATAATTTTGCTCTGGATCCGCAACGACTCTGGGATCATTGGGAGCCAGGCGTAAAAGCCCTGTTGCTCAATTTCCCGACCAACCCGACCGGAGGTACGGTGACTCGTGAGCAATTGCTCGAGATCGCCCGCTTCGCGCAGGAGAAAGACGTGCTTGTAATCAGCGACGAGATCTATGCTGAGCTGACCTTTGAAGGAAAGCACACTTCTATCGCCAGTCTGCCGGGTATGAGGGATCGCACCATACTTTTGCATGGTTGCTCCAAGGCATTTGCCATGACGGGATTTCGCATTGGTTTTGCCTGTGCAAATCCGGAATTGACCGAGGCTATGATGAAGGTCCACCAGTACAGCATGCTTTGTGCTCCGATTTTAAGTCAGGAAGCTGCAATCGAGGCATTAGAAAATGGACAGGATGCGGTTGCTCGAATGAAAGAGCAGTACCAGCGTCGTCGAGACCTCATTGTCCGTAAGCTGAATGAATCGGGACTCGCCTGTCATTTGCCGAATGGAACCTTTTATGCATTTCCTTCGATCCAGTCTACGGGCATGACTTCGAAAGACTTCTCTTTCAAGTTGTTTGAAGAGCAACGTGTGGCTGCCGTGCCAGGAGATGCCTTTGGTGACAGTGGTGAAGGTTTTATTCGATGCAGCTATTCGACGAGCTATGAAAATCTAATTCAAGCGACCGATCTGATCGACTCATTTGTCCAGGGCTTGTAG
- a CDS encoding LysM peptidoglycan-binding domain-containing protein produces MKPNSICLTILSLTLSLLSAHGQGYSQPTRMTSPSGSARASLSQDVALLKEQLGEMRFEVERLLRENETLELRMKKLEAQGAAAVSDVVFRQELASLKAEFNRLSKAQREELAKQITKQIKGLADQVNQGGASSRGSSSAAPPVITEWDPNSFPKTGIYYKVQSGDTLSKIASEVGSKISYITHANKIPNPDRLQVGRELFIPIDNQ; encoded by the coding sequence ATGAAACCTAACAGTATCTGCCTCACTATTTTATCCCTTACATTATCTCTGCTTAGTGCCCACGGTCAGGGCTATTCCCAGCCGACGCGCATGACCAGCCCAAGTGGTTCTGCTCGGGCGAGCCTTTCTCAGGACGTGGCGCTATTGAAAGAGCAACTTGGGGAAATGCGATTTGAGGTGGAGCGACTGCTTCGTGAGAACGAGACGCTCGAGTTGCGAATGAAAAAACTGGAGGCTCAAGGTGCTGCAGCTGTGAGTGACGTGGTATTTCGCCAGGAACTTGCCTCACTCAAAGCGGAATTTAATCGCCTGAGCAAAGCGCAGCGTGAAGAACTCGCGAAACAAATTACTAAACAAATTAAGGGTTTGGCTGATCAGGTGAATCAAGGAGGAGCTTCCTCCCGTGGATCTAGCTCTGCCGCACCTCCCGTTATCACTGAGTGGGACCCCAACAGTTTCCCGAAGACGGGCATCTATTACAAAGTACAATCAGGAGATACCCTGTCTAAGATTGCTTCGGAGGTCGGATCGAAAATTTCCTACATTACGCATGCTAACAAAATTCCGAATCCCGATCGGCTGCAAGTTGGCAGAGAACTCTTCATTCCGATCGATAATCAATAA
- a CDS encoding amidohydrolase, with product MSSVQPIIDRYLPEIIEFRHDLHRNPELGYQETETGAKVVKRLNECGSFEIQTGVAQTGIIATLGSDKRGRAIALRADMDCLPIEEKSGKAWTSEKPGLMHACGHDGHTSCLLGTALVLSELSDSLKGPVKFFFQPAEEGGAGGEKMVAEGALKNPDVDMVFGLHGWPSINLGEITTCKGPMMANADEFEITIHGRGGHAARPQKCIDPILVGSQVVLALQSIASRSTAPEDSIVITVAQFQGGSAFNIIPDSVYLNGTIRTLSTETQRMVFDRIRTIATSTAEAMGATADVNLIEGYPVLSNAPEAVDYLESAFKEIEDSVTQVESVFPQLVGEDFSYFAQQSPACFFGLGLKPPEADRFPQLHQADFDFNDDALPIGMRCFSELALRFWD from the coding sequence ATGTCTTCTGTCCAACCCATCATTGATCGTTACCTACCAGAGATAATTGAATTTCGGCATGATCTGCATCGAAATCCAGAATTGGGATACCAAGAAACGGAAACAGGAGCCAAGGTTGTCAAACGACTGAATGAATGTGGAAGTTTTGAAATCCAAACAGGCGTCGCCCAGACGGGAATTATTGCCACCCTAGGGTCAGATAAGCGAGGACGCGCCATTGCCCTTCGTGCAGACATGGATTGTCTCCCTATTGAAGAGAAGTCGGGCAAGGCTTGGACATCAGAAAAACCAGGACTCATGCATGCTTGCGGTCATGACGGTCACACCAGCTGCCTCTTGGGCACAGCGTTGGTTTTGTCAGAGCTTTCTGATTCCTTAAAAGGGCCCGTTAAATTTTTCTTTCAACCCGCGGAAGAAGGTGGAGCCGGTGGGGAGAAAATGGTCGCGGAAGGTGCTCTTAAAAACCCAGATGTAGACATGGTCTTCGGCCTGCATGGCTGGCCATCCATAAACCTGGGCGAAATCACAACTTGTAAGGGCCCCATGATGGCCAACGCAGATGAGTTTGAAATCACTATCCACGGACGCGGAGGTCATGCAGCGAGGCCACAAAAATGCATAGACCCTATCCTGGTAGGCAGCCAAGTGGTACTCGCCCTGCAATCAATTGCTTCTCGAAGCACGGCACCCGAGGATTCCATCGTAATCACCGTGGCGCAGTTTCAAGGTGGATCCGCATTCAATATCATCCCAGATTCGGTCTATTTGAACGGGACCATAAGAACACTCTCCACTGAAACGCAGCGAATGGTTTTTGATCGTATTCGTACCATAGCTACAAGTACCGCTGAAGCGATGGGGGCAACTGCTGATGTGAATCTCATCGAAGGTTATCCAGTCCTTTCCAACGCTCCAGAAGCAGTCGACTACCTAGAGAGTGCATTCAAAGAAATAGAAGATTCGGTAACTCAAGTGGAATCCGTTTTCCCTCAATTAGTCGGTGAAGATTTCTCCTACTTCGCGCAACAGTCACCTGCCTGCTTTTTCGGGTTAGGTTTAAAACCACCTGAGGCCGACCGATTCCCACAGCTTCACCAAGCAGACTTTGACTTCAACGATGACGCCCTACCAATCGGTATGCGGTGCTTTTCGGAATTGGCTTTACGATTTTGGGATTAG
- a CDS encoding S41 family peptidase produces MSQSLKKVDEFGQIKDIPYKVVLFMRRGLIIYLTVAFLIPISVVTLLGEIFGGWFSIGYRKESRQFQETLRLVTDHYVYADKVDSSELTGNAIDNLLRSLDENSEYLPHSDAEEFEIETEQRYGGIGVEVEWADDRVTIVSPFAGSPGELAGILPGDQIVQVEGQSVDGMRYREVVELLRGPSGSNIEFSVFRPSTKAVIDMEVIRRVIKVHSVREVGMIEPGVGYIQITQFGTKTYNEFVLALNKLEKDNLRGLILDLRNNPGGVLSAAVNIAGEYFGKGETVVYTKGKDESQDKTYLASTPARKGEYPIVVLVNEGSASASEIVAGALQDIGRAKLVGTKTFGKGSVQTIFQYRSGDAMRLTTAMFFTPSGRVIHKQGIEPDVVVPQTEEELNKLVVQRRYLESLGEEAFLEKYGFEPVPDKQLDVALEVVRNRMVL; encoded by the coding sequence ATGTCTCAAAGCTTGAAAAAGGTGGATGAATTCGGGCAAATTAAAGACATACCATACAAAGTGGTTCTTTTTATGAGACGAGGATTAATTATATACCTGACTGTTGCCTTCCTGATTCCAATAAGTGTGGTGACCCTTCTGGGGGAGATTTTTGGAGGCTGGTTCTCGATTGGTTATCGCAAGGAGTCTCGCCAATTTCAAGAAACACTGCGCCTGGTCACGGATCACTATGTCTATGCTGACAAAGTCGACTCAAGTGAACTGACCGGGAATGCCATAGATAACTTGCTTCGGTCTTTGGATGAGAATTCAGAGTATCTTCCTCATTCGGACGCTGAGGAATTTGAAATAGAAACTGAACAACGGTATGGTGGCATCGGTGTAGAAGTAGAGTGGGCAGACGATCGAGTCACGATTGTATCCCCATTTGCAGGGAGCCCTGGGGAACTGGCTGGTATACTTCCCGGTGATCAGATTGTGCAAGTAGAAGGACAGTCTGTGGATGGGATGCGATATCGGGAGGTGGTCGAGCTGTTACGAGGTCCGTCTGGTAGTAACATCGAATTCTCAGTATTCCGTCCTTCGACCAAGGCCGTCATCGATATGGAGGTCATCCGACGGGTGATCAAGGTACATAGTGTTCGGGAAGTAGGTATGATCGAGCCGGGGGTCGGTTATATTCAAATCACACAATTTGGGACGAAGACTTATAATGAATTTGTTTTGGCACTTAACAAATTGGAGAAAGACAATCTTCGAGGCCTCATACTCGACCTGCGGAATAACCCTGGGGGTGTGCTCTCAGCAGCTGTCAACATTGCTGGTGAGTACTTCGGAAAAGGCGAAACGGTAGTCTATACCAAAGGCAAAGATGAATCGCAGGATAAAACCTACCTGGCGAGTACGCCTGCTAGGAAGGGAGAATACCCGATTGTTGTATTGGTCAATGAAGGCAGTGCCAGTGCTTCCGAAATCGTTGCGGGCGCTTTGCAGGATATTGGCCGGGCCAAGCTGGTTGGTACCAAAACGTTTGGCAAAGGTTCGGTGCAGACTATATTCCAATACAGAAGTGGTGATGCCATGCGATTGACTACCGCTATGTTTTTCACTCCGAGCGGACGCGTCATTCATAAGCAGGGAATCGAACCGGACGTGGTAGTTCCGCAAACGGAGGAGGAGCTCAATAAGCTCGTTGTTCAGCGTCGATATCTTGAGTCCCTCGGTGAAGAGGCGTTCCTGGAAAAATACGGATTTGAGCCAGTGCCGGATAAACAGCTCGATGTAGCCTTGGAAGTGGTGAGAAATCGCATGGTTTTGTAA
- a CDS encoding CopG family transcriptional regulator: MAVKKKSATAPLTFDIGGKLLDKIETLQKRSGAASKSEVIRYALQQFDFSGVQIEPKSSKQISVRLSNKAKTELLRASKKLKVSVGELLRLSVESLPKRMAAGSLAPAAPAPKKAAKKKAAKKAAKKAAPKKAAKKAAKKAAKKAAKKAAKKAAKKVAKKATKKKAAPKKAAKKAAKKAAPKKAAKKAAKKAAPKKAAKKAAKKVAKKAAKKKAAPKKAAKKAAPKKAAKKAAKKAAKKRAKKRAKKK; encoded by the coding sequence ATGGCAGTTAAAAAGAAATCCGCAACAGCGCCATTGACTTTCGATATCGGAGGAAAGCTATTGGACAAAATCGAAACCCTTCAGAAACGGTCCGGCGCCGCTTCAAAGAGTGAAGTGATTCGATATGCCCTTCAACAATTTGACTTTTCTGGAGTTCAAATTGAACCGAAGTCTAGCAAGCAAATTTCAGTTCGTCTTTCTAACAAAGCAAAAACCGAGCTCCTTCGTGCTTCAAAGAAACTCAAGGTAAGTGTTGGTGAGTTGCTTCGTTTGAGTGTTGAGTCTTTGCCTAAAAGAATGGCTGCTGGCTCATTAGCTCCGGCTGCTCCTGCACCTAAAAAAGCGGCCAAGAAAAAGGCTGCTAAAAAAGCTGCCAAAAAGGCTGCTCCAAAGAAGGCCGCTAAGAAGGCCGCTAAGAAGGCCGCTAAGAAGGCCGCTAAGAAAGCCGCTAAGAAAGCCGCTAAGAAAGTCGCTAAGAAAGCCACCAAGAAAAAAGCTGCTCCAAAGAAGGCTGCTAAAAAAGCTGCCAAAAAGGCTGCTCCAAAGAAGGCTGCTAAAAAAGCTGCCAAAAAGGCTGCTCCAAAGAAGGCCGCTAAGAAGGCCGCTAAGAAAGTCGCTAAGAAAGCCGCCAAGAAAAAAGCTGCACCAAAGAAGGCTGCCAAGAAGGCTGCTCCAAAAAAGGCTGCCAAGAAAGCTGCCAAAAAAGCCGCTAAGAAAAGAGCCAAGAAAAGAGCCAAGAAAAAGTAA
- the der gene encoding ribosome biogenesis GTPase Der, with the protein MEFTRKSVALVGRPNVGKSRLFNAVTGRRLSIVHDMPGVTRDVVSYDLNSGHTLMDTGGIGIKPEMTPALIQKAAEQQVDFAIEAADMILFVTDGLDGLTPLDEMVAEHLRASGKPAWVVVNKIDGPEHDFKIHEFQKLGLKGLMFTSAEHRRGIKELRTFIADTLGTVPEQEIESDSRIRISFVGRPNVGKSSLCNSLLQEERMIVSDIAGTTRDAISQDLDFQSKSGDLLEFSLIDTAGLRRKTKVTDPVEYFSSVRVDETIARSDVVFLVLDAMEGVTKQDKLIAGQILNKGKGIIVLVNKWDLAVETFGEYTLPGYKDLVDFQKKFEKSVRKEIFFLPDSPILFVSALSGLRVDDILTEASVIYQRLFSEVQTGRLNIALKRFMDRNPPRLITKIRFKVYYAVQISTRPIKFKLFCNQAGRLDDSYKRYLQAKLLQEFQLQGCPLLFELEGKKPPKKFS; encoded by the coding sequence ATGGAATTCACGCGCAAAAGTGTAGCTTTGGTGGGCCGTCCGAATGTTGGTAAGAGCCGTTTGTTTAATGCGGTTACGGGGCGGCGATTGTCTATTGTACACGATATGCCAGGGGTGACTCGCGACGTGGTGTCCTACGATCTGAATTCTGGGCACACCTTGATGGATACGGGTGGCATTGGTATTAAGCCTGAAATGACACCTGCCCTGATTCAAAAGGCGGCAGAACAGCAAGTCGATTTCGCGATTGAGGCGGCCGACATGATTCTCTTTGTGACGGACGGTCTTGATGGTCTTACTCCTTTGGATGAAATGGTTGCTGAGCATCTGCGTGCCAGCGGAAAACCGGCTTGGGTGGTCGTAAACAAAATTGATGGTCCAGAACACGATTTTAAAATCCATGAGTTTCAGAAACTGGGGCTGAAAGGCCTTATGTTTACGTCGGCTGAACACCGACGAGGCATTAAGGAGCTACGTACTTTTATTGCCGATACGCTTGGGACGGTACCCGAGCAAGAAATAGAGTCCGATTCCAGAATTCGAATTTCTTTCGTTGGACGACCCAATGTAGGGAAATCTTCCCTTTGTAATTCCCTTCTTCAAGAAGAGCGAATGATTGTCAGTGATATTGCCGGCACGACTCGCGATGCCATTAGTCAGGATTTGGATTTTCAGTCCAAGTCTGGCGATCTACTTGAGTTTAGTCTGATCGACACGGCCGGGTTGAGACGAAAGACCAAAGTAACGGATCCAGTGGAGTACTTTTCATCGGTACGAGTCGACGAGACGATTGCTCGCAGCGACGTTGTATTCCTGGTGCTCGATGCCATGGAAGGTGTCACCAAGCAGGATAAATTGATTGCTGGGCAGATCCTGAATAAGGGCAAAGGCATCATCGTCCTGGTCAACAAGTGGGATCTGGCTGTGGAGACCTTTGGCGAATACACCTTGCCAGGTTACAAAGACCTCGTGGATTTTCAGAAAAAATTTGAGAAGTCTGTGAGGAAGGAAATCTTCTTTTTGCCTGACTCACCCATCTTGTTTGTTTCAGCACTCTCCGGATTGAGAGTTGATGATATCCTCACGGAAGCCTCAGTGATCTATCAAAGATTATTTTCCGAGGTTCAGACGGGGCGTCTAAATATTGCCCTCAAGCGTTTCATGGATCGGAATCCTCCTCGGCTCATTACCAAGATCCGGTTCAAGGTGTACTACGCAGTTCAAATTAGCACCCGGCCGATTAAGTTTAAGCTGTTTTGTAATCAGGCTGGTCGACTGGATGACTCTTATAAGCGTTATCTTCAGGCTAAGTTACTTCAGGAATTTCAATTACAAGGCTGCCCGCTTCTCTTTGAACTCGAAGGAAAGAAACCGCCGAAAAAATTTTCCTAG
- a CDS encoding Lrp/AsnC family transcriptional regulator has product MEKVLQLLVEGESLSTRQMAEVLNYSEEEIEKHLQALKDQDILLGWRPILNPTKDVEDLVRAVIEVKIKPEREGGFNKLADRISRFDEVESCYLMSGAYDLLVVVKGRNLQAVAGFVSERLASIEGVLSTGTHFLLRAYKEQGYLLPGTAEDSEKPKISP; this is encoded by the coding sequence ATGGAAAAGGTCTTACAATTACTCGTCGAAGGAGAGTCATTAAGCACCCGGCAGATGGCTGAGGTGTTAAATTATTCTGAGGAAGAGATCGAGAAGCATCTCCAAGCTCTCAAGGATCAAGACATCCTGCTTGGGTGGCGTCCGATTTTGAATCCGACGAAGGATGTGGAAGACCTGGTGCGTGCGGTGATCGAAGTGAAGATTAAACCTGAACGCGAAGGTGGTTTTAATAAACTGGCTGATCGAATCAGCCGATTTGACGAGGTGGAAAGCTGTTACCTCATGTCTGGCGCCTACGATCTGCTGGTGGTTGTTAAAGGACGTAACCTCCAGGCAGTTGCAGGATTTGTATCGGAGCGGCTTGCTTCGATCGAAGGTGTCCTATCCACCGGAACGCATTTTCTATTGCGAGCCTATAAAGAGCAGGGCTACCTCCTGCCGGGGACCGCGGAAGATTCTGAGAAACCCAAAATTAGCCCGTGA
- a CDS encoding ParB/RepB/Spo0J family partition protein, with translation MAKRKTGLGRGLGSLISGGVSKSEPVKKTAKKAVAKKAPAKAKDKPAPQEDTSAGFAELPISAIEPNPYQPRRDFVEAHLNELAESIRSEGLLQPVVVRQVGKNYQLIAGERRWRACQQLKLKTIPVRLVEASDASSATLSLIENLQREGLNPVEEALGYASLLRDFDLTQEQVGERVGKGRATIANALRLLQLEKEIQGFLRKGHLSTGHAKVLLGVEEPAQRTMLARRVVEEGSSVRDTEKYARQIKESRGQSSSKSNTSRPASETAAVREIQDKISKRFKTRAAIKHGPKKGRIVIEYFGNDDLARILEEMGVEG, from the coding sequence ATGGCGAAACGCAAAACAGGCCTCGGTCGAGGACTCGGAAGTCTCATCTCAGGAGGCGTCTCCAAATCCGAACCCGTTAAGAAAACAGCGAAGAAGGCAGTTGCTAAAAAGGCTCCGGCTAAGGCGAAGGACAAACCGGCACCTCAGGAAGATACATCCGCAGGATTTGCCGAATTGCCGATCAGTGCAATCGAGCCCAATCCCTACCAACCACGCCGTGATTTCGTCGAAGCCCATTTAAATGAGCTGGCTGAGAGTATCCGTTCTGAAGGATTGCTCCAGCCTGTGGTCGTACGACAAGTTGGCAAAAATTATCAATTGATTGCTGGGGAACGGCGTTGGCGTGCCTGCCAGCAATTGAAGCTGAAAACGATTCCCGTTCGGCTGGTGGAAGCGAGCGATGCCTCTTCAGCGACCTTGAGCCTTATTGAAAATTTGCAGCGAGAAGGCCTGAACCCGGTTGAAGAAGCGCTTGGCTATGCAAGCCTCTTACGTGACTTTGACCTTACCCAAGAGCAAGTAGGTGAACGCGTGGGGAAGGGGAGAGCTACGATTGCCAATGCCCTCCGATTGCTTCAGCTTGAAAAGGAAATTCAGGGGTTTCTCAGAAAAGGCCACCTTTCAACTGGTCATGCCAAAGTACTTCTCGGAGTCGAGGAACCGGCTCAACGTACCATGCTTGCCCGTCGTGTGGTGGAAGAGGGATCCAGTGTGAGAGATACAGAGAAATACGCTCGGCAAATCAAAGAATCTCGTGGGCAGAGTTCTTCCAAGTCCAATACCAGTCGACCTGCCAGTGAGACGGCCGCGGTACGTGAGATTCAAGACAAAATTTCAAAGCGGTTTAAAACCCGAGCTGCGATCAAGCATGGTCCGAAAAAAGGCCGAATCGTCATCGAGTATTTTGGGAACGATGATTTGGCGCGTATACTCGAAGAAATGGGGGTTGAAGGGTAA
- the fmt gene encoding methionyl-tRNA formyltransferase, with product MSSPAPKQMVFMGSDVITLPILEYLWEERERVVLTAIYTQPDRARGRGKKIQPNAIKVWAQEKEIPVFQPEQFDEQAIQELSELNPDLILVMAYGHLLPKPVLELPKLGIYNIHTSLLPALRGASPIETAVASGYKESGVSLMRLVMKMDAGPVFDRESISISDIETGGGFREKLAEASPRVLERNLSSMLDGSILSTEQNDEEVSYCRLLVKQDGQLDFSKSAEYLAHRINGLFPWPGCSAQLDGVMIKFGLAAFEDADQSFESGVVFEGDTSCVRIGTGQGVLRVLQLQRPGGKMLPAEAFLLGNPIASGERFLSREMHSLVSPKPVSHKRVFQLYTKP from the coding sequence ATGTCATCTCCCGCGCCCAAGCAAATGGTTTTCATGGGGTCGGATGTTATCACGCTTCCGATCTTGGAGTATTTGTGGGAAGAAAGAGAGAGGGTAGTCCTTACTGCGATTTACACGCAACCTGATCGAGCGCGAGGTCGTGGGAAAAAGATTCAGCCCAATGCAATCAAGGTCTGGGCTCAGGAAAAGGAGATTCCAGTATTTCAGCCGGAACAGTTTGATGAGCAGGCTATACAAGAACTATCTGAGCTAAACCCCGACTTGATCTTAGTAATGGCTTATGGCCATTTGCTTCCAAAGCCAGTGCTAGAGCTCCCTAAGCTGGGTATTTATAATATCCATACGTCCTTACTTCCAGCGCTTCGTGGCGCTTCGCCTATCGAAACGGCGGTTGCCAGTGGATACAAAGAAAGTGGAGTCAGTCTCATGCGATTAGTCATGAAAATGGATGCGGGTCCGGTCTTTGATCGTGAGTCCATCTCTATCTCAGATATCGAAACCGGCGGTGGCTTTCGGGAGAAACTGGCCGAAGCAAGTCCACGAGTATTGGAGCGGAACTTATCCTCGATGTTGGATGGGTCTATTTTATCAACTGAGCAAAACGACGAGGAAGTCAGTTATTGTAGGCTTCTGGTGAAACAGGATGGGCAATTGGACTTTTCGAAATCCGCAGAATATCTGGCTCATCGAATCAACGGCTTGTTTCCTTGGCCAGGTTGCTCGGCCCAGCTCGATGGTGTCATGATCAAATTTGGCTTGGCTGCTTTCGAAGATGCGGACCAATCATTCGAATCTGGAGTTGTATTTGAAGGAGACACTAGCTGTGTGAGAATAGGAACGGGGCAAGGCGTGCTTCGAGTTCTACAATTACAAAGACCGGGAGGGAAAATGCTCCCTGCTGAAGCCTTTTTACTCGGAAACCCTATTGCTTCCGGTGAACGCTTTCTAAGTAGGGAAATGCACTCACTCGTATCGCCAAAACCGGTTTCTCATAAAAGAGTCTTTCAACTTTATACGAAACCATAG